The genomic interval ccttgtctttttctttttctttttttttaatgtttatttttgagacagagagacagagtgcgagcaggggagggtcagagaggggaggggagacacagaatctgaagtagggtccaggctctgagctgtcagcacagagcccgatgtggggctcgaactcatgaactgcaagatcatgacctgagctgaagttggatacttaaccaactgagccacccaggcaccctgtgccttgtctttttctagaaaactattttcatagtTCTTACAACATCAGATGACTACTGGAACAGTGATCTCAACTGGGAAACATGGGTGGTTTCCATTCCAGAGAAAAGGATGGGAGCAGTGGGAAGGTTATTGCCAGAGCATTCCCCAGGGGAATGCAACCAGCCAGTTAAGAGCAGCAGCAAAGGAATGCTTGAGGCCCTGAGGGCCTTCCCTTGATTCTAGCGGCCAGAGAGTCAAGATAGCCACCTGGGGAATCCCAAGGTCTCAGACACATGCTTACCACTTGGAGACAGTATCAGAGTGGTTAGGATTAAGACTTTGGAGTCATGCTGCCTGGATTCAAACTGTGACTCTGCTGCTTAAAAGTTTcacaaccttgggcaaattatgaTCTATAAtgctttaatttccttgcctagaaaatgtaaataataaaaatagctactCTCAGAGGGCTGTGTAAGAATTTTACTAGATAATGCACAAAAAGCACCAAGCACAGTACCTAGCAGAGTAGTAAAATATTAACTGTTCTGTATTCTGAAGAAGATCTGGATCTTTGGATATACCAGACATGACTCCTAACAGCCCTGAGGGAAGTAGGGACCCAGAGCAAAGAATTCTGTGAAGAAAGAATGATCAGAGATCCATAAAACTGGCCTCTACTGGGGTGGGAGTGTATGAAGGACAGCAACCACCTTTTCTCCAGCTCTTTGCAAAGATGCTCCTTGCCCAAAACAGTACTACTTGCCCCCTTCAAGATCAAAGAAGATAGCTCATGTGCCACCAACTGCCCAGACTGCTTCTACCCTCCCCCAGGACTTACCTCTAGCCTCTGCTCCACAATGGAGAAGATCCGCTCCACCCCAATGCTGAGCCCCACACATGGCACCTTGCGTCCTTTAGGGTCAAACATGCCTACCAGCCCATCATAGCGTCCTCCAGCAGCCACACTGCCCACACCCAGGGGCTCTTCCCCTGGCTGGACTGGGGTCTGTAGCAGCACTGCCTCATAGATCACCCCAGTATAGTAGTCTAGCCCTCGAGCAAGGCTCAGGTCGAAGGAGATCTGTGGGGACAAGATCATAGTCAATACCAGATGAGAATCAACTATCTGAAACCCCAGAGCTCAGCTAAGGTGTCCACCCCCAACCTGACTCACCTTGTCAGCAATGCCAAACAGGGTCAAATATTCAAACAACAGTTTTAGGTCTTCCAGGCCCTCCAAGGCCTGTTTGTTTTGGGACAGTTTAGGATCCTGGAGCAGCTGTTCCACCAGGGATACCCCACCTGGGGAGATATATTTGTAAGCCAACTGACTGACAAGAGGAAAAAGGTAGAGGATTTACCTTTTTGCCTGACCTATACACGTATGtgtgcgtatacacacacacacacacacacacacacacacacacacacagaagatttTAAGTCAGATAGATGGCTTTTGGAGAGGCAGGGTTTGTGCCTCACCATGCTGCTGGACGTAGTCCCCAATGTGGTCAGCTACCTCGGGTGTGAGGCCCTTCTCTCCCACCATCTCATTCTTTACTTCCTCCCAGGATACCTAGGCAGACAGAAACCATTAAGGGACCCTTAAGTAGCTTATCCACTGCAGAGCAAGTGTGGGCCATTCTGAGGGGGCATTTCTGGAGCAGAAGTTGCCTTTCAACCTAGATTCTGGGGCTAATCTTCTGAGGAGCATAGAGGCAGACCCCCCTCTCTCCTGATCTTGTTTTACATTTCTCAGAGCAGGGTGGGATCTGAGAAAAGAGGAGTGAAGTGTCTGGGTCATTACCTTGTCCAGCTTGTCCACTGAGGAGCAGATGGTACGGAACTTGCTATCAGGAACACCACAGATGGCAAACATCCCATCTAGGATGCGCCGATCATTCACCTGCAGGGACCCAAGGCATAGTGAGGAGACAACCTCTTTACGTGACATGAGCCTCAATAGTCTCGGTCACTTGGGCTACTGGTCTCTCTGCACAAAAATCTTCTCCTGTGAGAGGCTAAGCCCAATTCTTCTTTCCCAGACCCATTCAATTCTTACCTTGACCAGGAAGTCACCTATCTGAAGTGAACTCAGGATCTCACACATGATCTTCAGGCACTCTGCATCAGGGATCATGGGATCAAATTGTCCAGCAATGTCAAAGTCCTGCAGGGAGAAAGTAGCTACAGGTCCCCAGGGGTttaaccttctttttaaaaatttttttaatgtttgtttatttttgagagagagagagagcatgagcaggggaggggcagagagagagggagacacaaaatctgaagcaggctccaggctctaagctatcagcatagaacccaatgcagcactcaaactcatgaactgtgagatcagacctgagccgaagtcagatgttcaactgactgagccactcaggtgtcccagggATTTAACCTTCTTAAGTGATGGTTTGGAGGGGGGACTCCTGGGCGCTCTGCTCTCTCTTTATGAAGGCCTGTTTGCACTCATGCACAGACCACTTTCTTCATTATCTGTGTGATCAGCAGCCCAGAGGAAACTCCCAGCATTCTTGAGTCTCTTACTGGTTTGGATTCCTTTTCTTCTACATTCCTTAATTATCTCACTCACTCACTTTGACTTATTTCCTCCTAACACCGTGGAGGCAAATATATGGCCTTAGTTCTTAgtcattttctctatttattcTGAAGCTTTGCCACCACCCTGGATGATCTGGATGATACGTCAAATCGTTTCCTCATCCTTTGCTGTGATTTGATCACTTTGGTTTAATATAAAGAGTACTGGACCAAAAGTTCTACTCCCGACTTTGGCTTTCTTATCCCTATGATCTCTTCATCCTGCTGAGTCTCAAGTTTACTCCTATGTAGAATGGGGAGAATAATTCCTACTctctaaatgaaaatattaaagaaatctaAAGGTTAGCATTAGCTGGAACTTCCAGTTTGTTCAGTACACCATGAGTAGTCAGTAGATTCTACTAAGTTGAGGACTTAGTAGAGGGAGGACGAAGTTACCCATCATGCCCCACATACTCACACACTGGTAGAATTCCCGGTATCGGCCACGGGTCATGGCTGGGTTATCTCGCCGATATACTTTTGCTATGTGGTAGCGTTTAATGTTGGTCAGTTTATTCATTGCTAAATATCGAGCAAAAGGAACCTGATAACAGTTAAGGAGAAAGCCCCCTGCTCTCACAGTGTGGCAGTTGATTATCACCACCAACAGAACCTGGGGTCTAATCTCTGTGTGAGTAAAACCACCCTCTGTAAGATAAAGTGCATTTCTGAAAGTCAAAAAGAATCAACTTTGTTACTACAAGGGGCAGCAGAAGTCTCAAAAAAGATTAAGGTTCCTTTCTCTTTGGTTAGCGTCTCCCTTGGGCAATGCTGAACATGGGAAGGTGCTGGGCAGATTGGCCAGAGAGTAGAAAGTCTCTGTGTAGGATTTCTGAGCAGATGATTCTCTGACATAGCTTAGAGATAAAGGAAACATTCTGTTGGTCAACTGAGGAGAACTTTGTCCACTGGACATGGCAGGGGAGAGATATTCTAGAGCCAAGGGATTAATCACTGAGTTGGAACTGGTTCCTGACATAACGTGGAGGTCTCACTCAGGATTCACAAGACTTTTAAGGCTATGTTCTGTTTAGCCAAAGTCCCATTCCTGGTTTAAACAAGTAACTTCCCTGATCGCCACAAGCATCATATTTAATCCCATCTATGTCTAGCTATCCCTATACCTGAGGTTAGAAATTAGCCTCAGCCCAATGAGAACCAATTGATCCAAAGTACCAAGAGCCCAGGTTTAGAAAGATACAGTGAGGTCATAGCGAAGGGACAACAGCTCTCCACCTTGGTCCTTCAGGTCATAGATAAGCTTAGAGTCTTCTCCATACTTTCCAGTCAGTGTTTcctggagaaaatataaaaaaatgtggcCATGATGATAAAtctaacaaatttatttttaattttaatttttttagagagtgtgagcaggggaaagcagcagagagagagagagagagagagagagcgagcatgagtgcaATGGGGctaagagagggacagagaattccaagcaggctctgtgttgttagtgcagagcccaacaaggggcttgaactcacaaaccacaaaatcatgacccgagctgagataaagagttggatgctcaaccagctgagccacccaggtgccacatatataatttaaaaagaaatattaaaacaaaaacccaccatcCTAACATGACCAGTTTCAACTTGTCTGTGCTTCTGCTGTCTATCCCAATGCTTATATATTTGATGTTAATTATAATCAAAAGGAAATATCAATTTCGTTTTCTGCTTATCACATTTCCATTTTGTGACAGagctgaaggttttttttttaaatgttaatttatttttgagagagagagagggaaagagaaagagcatgaatggcggaggggcagagaaagtgagggacagaggatcccaagcatgcTCAGCAATGACAGCAgtgatcctgatgtggggctcaaacccatgaactgtgaaatcatgacctgagccaaagacagacactcaaccgactgagccacaaaggcacccctgaagtattatttttaaaagctgcataATACTTCAGTGAGAAGCAGCtctgtatttccttcctttctagtgTTCTACTGTTAATTGTTTAGgtcattccaattaaaaaaaagttccctaacatttcaataaatatagttCAGCATATagtgttttcttttgaatatatagtTTTTTGAGGCTTAACTTCTAAGAGCGGGTTATTAGATCAACacacttaaatgtttttatgatgCCTGAGGTTTGAGCAATGTCAAAAGACAAAACTGAAGTAGTTCTTGCCATGTGATGCCTTCAGTAAGGTGATAACATATTTCACCTACCAGAACGGCAAAGTTTTAAAAGCCTGAAAATTCCCAGTGTATAGAAACAGAAACACTCATATAGTGATtggtgttatgggctgaactgtgtcctcttcaaagttcatatattgaaatcctatcCCCCAGTAACCTCAGAATGTGTCTCTacttggagatagggtctttgaAGAGGTAGTTAAGCTAAAATGATGTCATTAGgataggccctaatccaatataactaatgtctttataaaaaataggaaaattggaCACAGAAGATGATGTGACGACAGTGGGAAAAAGACACCATCTACAAGTCAAGGAGGGAGGTCTAAAACAGGCCCTTCCCTCCTCACCCTGAGAAAGAACCAACCCTGCTGATATCTTatcttggacttctagactcCTGACATTAAATTTGTTAAGTAACCCAGTCTATGGCACTTTATTGTGGgagccctaggaaatgaatacaattGGTAAACATAAATGAGTACAACTTTTTGACACGGTAATTCCATTTCTACGAATTTGCCCTGCAGATGAATGCCCACCAGTACCAGATATTGTTCTAAGCACTGATTACACATCAGTGAACTAGTCAAAGGTAATCTGTGCCCTCATGGATCTTCCATACTAATGAGAAGAGATGGACAGTACACTAATGCAAAGTAACCAACGAACAGATACTTCCAGTTAGTGATAGCTGTTCGAATGGAAATAATACAGGTCCTGTGATAGACAAGGGCTACTTTAGACAAGATAGTTGGAGAGGACCATTTGAAAAATGGCATTTGAGtttatatctaaaattaaaatctttcatCTCTAATCTGAAATTAAAGTCTAGGAGTTAGGGGAAAGGGAgttcaggaagagagaagaaaaagtacaAGGGCCCTGAgatagaaatatatttagaatgttGCAGGAATAGAAAGAAGACCAGAGTAGCATAGTAGCCAAGGGGAAGAACAGCAAGGGAAGAGATGGAAAAGGTAGGCAAATGGCCAGATCATGTAGGGCCTCGTAAGCAGGAACAGACTTTGGATTTTGTGATAAATATAATGGGAGTCACTGGGTTTTAACCAGGAAGcaatctggtttttgtttttttttttttaagtttatttttgagagagagagaaagagagagaatgcacgtgaagaggaggggcagagagagagggaaagaatcccaaataggctccgcactgtcagcatggagtctgactcagggcttgaactcacaaaccgcaagatcatgacctgagcaaaaaccacgtgtcagttgcttaaccaactaagccacccatgcaccctgcaatgttttttcttaatagtAAAGAACGAGAAACATTCTCAGGGTACATTAACAGGAAACTAGTTgcatatttatactttatatgtaTGGTCTGTGTGTATTTCAAAACATCCCAAGTAAATGTACCAGGGAATTCACTGTAAATAGGATCATAACAAATTTCACTAAAAAGAAGGGCTCTCTTTTGTAAGCCACCAGCCATTTACCAAGGTAAATAAAAGCAGGGCCTCTCCTTCAAGACCAAGCCTGTCTCCTTTCTCACTGGAGAAAATATTGGTCTTTGTCCACAACAGGAAAGACACCCTTTGGGCCCTCACTGTCTCTTTATCTTCTTAGTTGTTTATATATCCACTCTTCCACCACGCAATTTCTCCTCACCCATCCCTCACCTTCAGTTCAAACACAGGTGTATCAATTACTTCTGCACCATGACGCTTGAAGCAGCTGATGATTACATCGAACACCTTCTCCCGAATGGCCATCTGCCGGGGACTGTAGTCTCTTGTACCCTTGGGAATTGAAATCAGCCACAGAATCAGGGATGggatttaaaaacagagaacattaAGGCTTAGAAATATAAAAGCATGACCTCAGTGATAATGAAGGCAAACAATGTCCCAAACCTAGATTTTCCTACAGGCTACTGAGTTCTAAAGCAAGCACAAACAATTCCCTATTAATTATCACACCCATTTGCTAATACCCCTCTAAATTCCATCCCCTTTTTAGCTTGGTTCTACTTTCTAGAACGCTATTTTCTGAGAAGTTTTCCTAAAACCTTTTTATGTGATACCAGAACATTTCCCTGCCTAATAGAAAATACCTACCTGATGACATGTATAGAACCAAATGAAACTGGCTTAGCTAGTTAAATTccaaattttataagaaatgttttcccccaacaaaacttaaaaaaaaaaatctagtaagtattatttcttctctaatttgtTTCTAATAGCCCTTGATATAGGTGGGGCAAAATTATGGATGAATTACAGGATATTGAGAAGTTAAATCATTACAGCAGTTCTGTGGTGGTCAGGACTAGAATGCCGTTCGTTCAGGTCAGAGCTTCTATTTTGGGCATCTATGCTCTATTCTCAAGTCTTTGGTCTTAGGACCTCTTTAAACTCTTACCATTTCTTAAGGACCCCAAAGTGAATTATACCTATCAATGTTtattatattagaaattaaaactatgaggggcgcctgggggggttcagtcagttaagcgtctaatttcggctcaggtcacgatcagttcatgagtttgagccccgcgtccggctctgtgctgacagcttgaagctgGAGACTACTTCatattgtctgtcttctttctctctgcccctctgctgctcacactccgtctctcgcaaaaaataaataaacgttaacaaaaaattgaaaaaaaagaaattttaggaaaatgtaactactttccaaaacaaaacaaaacaaaacaaaaattagtgaAAAGTGTGATGCTGATTCACATTTTTGCAagtctttaatgtctggcttaacaGAAGACAACTGTATTCTCATACACACtttatgcatttaattttgtTGTGATATGTTGTTCTGGTTGCGTAAAGAAAACCTAGCCTTACAAAGATGTGTGActgtaaaagaaagaatattttaataaacttttcagCTAACTGTAgatattcttcttaaactatacCAAAATCCAACAAATGGTGGTTTCTTAAAGACTGGTTGCAATGTGGATTCTGAAACTTCATTGATTACTTTTCATActattacattaaaatccattatttatatatagtacCCAGAatttatagtgacagaaagtagaacagtggttacctGGGACTAGAGGAATGGTAGAGTGGAGAGTTACTGCTTACTGGGTACAGAATGTCAGTATGGGATGAAAAGATTCTGGGGAAGaatggtggtgatagttgcacaacaatgtgaacctacctaatgccactgaactgtacacttaaaaatggttaaaatggcaaattttgtgttacatatattttaccataatttaaaaaatatctattgcTCCAtgttgtacttaaaaaaattttttttaacatttattaatttttgagagacacagagacaaagcatgagtgggggaggggcagagtgagagggagaaacaaaatctgaaacaggctccaggctctgagctgtcagcacagagcccgatgcggggcttaaattcactaactgcgagatcttgacctgagccaaagttggatgcttaattgactaagccacccaggtgccccagctcctTGTTGTACTTTAAATGGAGCTTTTTACCCATGCATGATTTTATAACATCATACGTTGGTCATGAGGAAAATACTGGTTCATTGATAAATTATACAGATCTTCCAAATATTTACACACTACATTATACAATatcagaaaacacatttgttaATAGCAACACAGATCTCGAGAGGAAAGTCTTTACTGTACTGGGAAGCTGTCTAGTTCATGGTGGAAGATACAAGTTTCCTAAAACCCTAACTATCACTTGAGTGCTTGAATTTTATCACCAGTAGAAATATGGTCAGATATCTTCCTTGAGGTGACAAAgctcacttcattcattttcatgaaaatgtctgccaaatacccaaatcttaaaaacaaaagtttgtcTTTCggtttttctctcaaataaaaaaggtGTTATGTGAAAAAAGTACCTAGTCCAGCTTAAAACTCATACAAGGGTGTGTTTTTCCTACCTTAGAATGCAGAAGTGCTCTATGTATACTTCCCATTTCATGACGCAGAATACAAAAAAAGAGTGTACTCAAGGGTTGATATTCAATAAAATGAGTAATTTCTCAGttaagttcagctcaggtcatgatcttgtggttcgtgagttcaaaccccacaatgggctccatgctgacagctcagagcctggaccctgcttcagattctgtgtctccctctctctctgcacctcccctgcccgtgttctgtctctgtctcaaaaataaacattaaaaaaaatttttttaataattttgaccACAAAAACCTCTTGAAAGAGTCCTGTCCCCATAATACTGaattttctattaatataaaTCACACTTCAGTGTGTTTCAACAAAGTGGATATTAACTCTCCAATATAGTctcactttcttttaaaagagtATAGACATTTTCAAACACATATTATAGAGAAGAGTATAATAGACCACCATGTATCTATTACCCAGCTTCAATAACCATCAGCATCTGTTAATTTTATCTAagccccaacattttttttttctggagcgTTTTAAAGTAAATCCAGACATCATACCAGtttgtcaataaatatttcagtatgattCTGTAATgtacacagttaaaaaaaaaaaaagccaaaacactaCGTTTATTAAACCAAGGAAACAAACTGCAACCCTTTAATATCATCTAATACTCCAGCTCTGTTTAATTTTCTCCAATTGcctcaagaatatttttttatgattgGCTTGTTCTAATGAGATTCTAAATGAAGCCCATGCATTGTGTTTGTTGTCTCTTGTCTGCTTAATCTACaaaagtttcctttccttttttaaagaagtgtcaTTTCTTTGTTGAGGAAATTGAATCACTTGTCCTAAAGAATTTTTCATATTCTAGATTTTATTAACAATATATTCAACGTGTCACTTAACACATTCCTCCATCTCCCTTATTTCTGGTAAACTGGTAGTTAGGTCAGAAGACCTGATTAGATTCAGGTTCAATTTTTCTTGGCAAGAATACTTTATAGGTGGTGCTGTGTACTTCTTATTGCATCACATCAGGAGCAACATAATATCTGGCTGTCCTACTTTTAGCGATGTTAAGACTGATTGTTAGATTTAAGTGAGGCCAGCCTGAATGATCACAAATTCCCCATTAATCTTCACCAAATAGTTTGAATAACTATTGATTATCACTGCTCTGTGATTTTACATTGTCTCTTTAACTGCTGAAATGAGTTGTGTGTGGAAAGGAATAGCTCAGTGAATTTAGGAGCCTAAAGAATTAACCTTAAAAGGTGA from Panthera uncia isolate 11264 chromosome A1 unlocalized genomic scaffold, Puncia_PCG_1.0 HiC_scaffold_17, whole genome shotgun sequence carries:
- the HARS1 gene encoding histidine--tRNA ligase, cytoplasmic isoform X2, with protein sequence MAIREKVFDVIISCFKRHGAEVIDTPVFELKETLTGKYGEDSKLIYDLKDQGGELLSLRYDLTVPFARYLAMNKLTNIKRYHIAKVYRRDNPAMTRGRYREFYQCDFDIAGQFDPMIPDAECLKIMCEILSSLQIGDFLVKVNDRRILDGMFAICGVPDSKFRTICSSVDKLDKVSWEEVKNEMVGEKGLTPEVADHIGDYVQQHGGVSLVEQLLQDPKLSQNKQALEGLEDLKLLFEYLTLFGIADKISFDLSLARGLDYYTGVIYEAVLLQTPVQPGEEPLGVGSVAAGGRYDGLVGMFDPKGRKVPCVGLSIGVERIFSIVEQRLEALEEKVRTTETQVLVASAQKRLLEERLKLVSELWDAGIKAELLYKKNPKLLNQLQYCEEAGIPLVAIIGEQELKDGVIKLRSVASREEVDVRREDLVEEIKRRTSPALCIC
- the HARS1 gene encoding histidine--tRNA ligase, cytoplasmic isoform X1, producing MAERAALEELVRLQGERVRGLKQQKASAEQIEEEVAKLLKLKAQLGPDEGKQKFVLKTPKGTRDYSPRQMAIREKVFDVIISCFKRHGAEVIDTPVFELKETLTGKYGEDSKLIYDLKDQGGELLSLRYDLTVPFARYLAMNKLTNIKRYHIAKVYRRDNPAMTRGRYREFYQCDFDIAGQFDPMIPDAECLKIMCEILSSLQIGDFLVKVNDRRILDGMFAICGVPDSKFRTICSSVDKLDKVSWEEVKNEMVGEKGLTPEVADHIGDYVQQHGGVSLVEQLLQDPKLSQNKQALEGLEDLKLLFEYLTLFGIADKISFDLSLARGLDYYTGVIYEAVLLQTPVQPGEEPLGVGSVAAGGRYDGLVGMFDPKGRKVPCVGLSIGVERIFSIVEQRLEALEEKVRTTETQVLVASAQKRLLEERLKLVSELWDAGIKAELLYKKNPKLLNQLQYCEEAGIPLVAIIGEQELKDGVIKLRSVASREEVDVRREDLVEEIKRRTSPALCIC